One Streptomyces sp. NBC_01217 genomic region harbors:
- a CDS encoding GNAT family N-acetyltransferase, whose product MTSAPQQLTIRPLAGPQELELFCRLSYVLDHELAEDLESGRRRPGWMWVALRGERVVARIAWWSRGGDVPLFLDFFDLDDTLPEPERGEAGLRLLEAATAAVVPAGIPRPEYGRFVPADWREDPAVRDAVETRIRVMERSGARMLVERLRLEWRAGTPVPAESGRLRFRPVDGREDLLALMTPVMEGTLDAHGRADLASGLSAREAAEKHYDEELATYTTPREWWRIAELPDGEPVGFVVPARNSYNPVIAYIGVLPALRGHGYIDDILAEGTRVLAAQDGVERIRARTDLDNVPMARSFERLGYVNFERSFDMVWD is encoded by the coding sequence GTGACCTCTGCACCACAGCAGTTGACCATCCGTCCGCTCGCCGGTCCGCAGGAGCTGGAGCTCTTCTGCCGTCTGTCGTACGTTCTCGACCACGAACTCGCCGAGGACCTGGAGAGCGGACGCCGCCGTCCCGGGTGGATGTGGGTGGCGCTGCGCGGCGAGCGCGTCGTGGCGCGGATCGCCTGGTGGAGCCGGGGCGGTGACGTACCCCTGTTCCTCGACTTCTTCGACCTCGACGACACCCTGCCCGAGCCCGAACGCGGCGAGGCGGGCCTGCGGCTGCTGGAGGCGGCGACGGCAGCGGTCGTGCCCGCGGGCATCCCACGGCCCGAGTACGGACGATTCGTACCGGCCGACTGGCGCGAGGACCCGGCGGTCCGTGATGCCGTCGAGACCCGGATACGGGTCATGGAGCGCTCCGGTGCGCGGATGCTGGTCGAGCGGCTGCGCCTGGAGTGGCGCGCCGGTACGCCGGTCCCCGCCGAAAGCGGCCGGCTGCGGTTCCGCCCGGTCGACGGGCGGGAGGATCTTCTCGCGCTGATGACACCGGTGATGGAGGGCACCCTCGACGCCCACGGCCGGGCCGACCTGGCCTCCGGACTCAGCGCCCGCGAGGCGGCAGAGAAGCACTACGACGAGGAGCTGGCGACGTACACGACACCACGGGAATGGTGGCGCATCGCCGAACTCCCCGACGGTGAACCGGTCGGGTTCGTGGTCCCGGCGCGCAACAGCTACAACCCGGTCATCGCCTACATCGGTGTGCTGCCCGCCCTGCGCGGCCACGGCTACATCGACGACATCCTCGCCGAGGGAACCAGGGTGCTGGCCGCGCAGGACGGGGTGGAACGGATCCGCGCCAGGACCGACCTCGACAACGTCCCGATGGCCAGGTCCTTCGAACGCCTGGGGTACGTGAACTTCGAGCGCAGCTTCGACATGGTCTGGGATTGA
- a CDS encoding DUF1707 and FHA domain-containing protein, producing the protein MTSPFEFHTYPARLSDAQRDRVLGVLRDGAAQGKLSHDTFMRRMELALTARRSEELEALTADLESEGRWARRILRVVSGVSGFPGRVRRVWQTERLPKLLLPTPSPYPLLIGRDPGNGLRLNHETVSRLHAELTVQDGRWLLRDLGSTNGTCVNGQRVTGTVPVRDGDQVSFGRMSFRLSAPVLGPPA; encoded by the coding sequence GTGACGTCCCCCTTCGAGTTCCACACGTATCCCGCGCGGCTGTCCGACGCCCAGCGCGACCGTGTTCTCGGCGTGCTCAGAGACGGCGCGGCACAGGGCAAGCTGTCCCACGACACCTTCATGCGGCGCATGGAACTGGCCCTCACCGCACGGCGCTCGGAGGAGCTGGAGGCGCTCACCGCCGACCTGGAGAGCGAGGGCCGCTGGGCGCGGCGGATACTCCGGGTCGTGAGCGGGGTGTCCGGCTTCCCCGGCCGGGTGCGCCGGGTCTGGCAGACCGAACGGCTCCCGAAGCTCCTGCTCCCCACACCGAGCCCGTACCCCCTGCTGATCGGCCGCGATCCGGGCAACGGCCTGCGGCTCAACCATGAGACCGTCTCCCGGCTCCACGCGGAACTGACCGTGCAGGACGGCCGCTGGCTGCTGCGCGACCTCGGTTCGACCAACGGCACCTGCGTCAACGGCCAGCGGGTCACCGGCACGGTCCCGGTCCGCGACGGCGACCAGGTGAGCTTCGGACGGATGAGCTTCCGCCTCTCGGCGCCGGTCCTCGGCCCCCCTGCCTGA
- the treY gene encoding malto-oligosyltrehalose synthase, with amino-acid sequence MTPTATYRLQLQPDFPFSAAGHAVPYLAALGVSHLHLSPVLEAVPGSRHGYDVVDHGRVRAELGGEEGLRELARTAREHGLGLVVDIVPNHMAAVPRHNHALWEVLREGPESPYARWFDIDWEAGGGKVLLPVLAGRIGDEIDGFRVDGEVLRHGEQEFPLRAGTARLPLPELLDAQHYRLGWWRLARTELNYRRFFTISDLIGVRVEDPEVFAATHGKILELVRDGVVEGLRIDHPDGLADPAAYLERLSAATGGRWTVVEKILGRTEPLPAGWAVAGTTGYDVLHRIDGLFVDPMGAAELVGRYREYAGPAGDRGGDWPSTVRRAAYRVVTHELAAETALLTRLAARICAGDLALRDHAPWTLHTAVRELLVRVPVYRPYATAGGPRTEAAEATLTDAAVRDAKAVFSVPEEASAVDVVRELALGRMGGGPDRAAFCARFAQTASALRAKSVEDTAFYRYVPLISANEVGGDPGQPAVTPEEFHAFCARLARDWPATGTALTTHDTKRSADVRARVAVLTQCPGRWSELLVELERATPAAAPDAQLAWQAWQTAFGCVKLPVREMAGRLEPALLKAVRESGLFTSWTEPDAAYERAVTDFVAAGPAADDGPVREALERFAGGLDPHVRANVLGAALVQLTMPGVPDLYQGTEREYLALVDPDNRRPFGAPAGDGALGEKGELTAAALRLRRERPEVFGESGTYAPLDAHGPAAAHCLAFCRSGEVVTAVTRLSLRLAESGGWRGTELTLPDEGPWTDLLSPGRKFTGASVASAELFAERPVALLSRDEQEGSADRE; translated from the coding sequence ATGACGCCCACCGCCACCTACCGGCTCCAGCTCCAGCCGGACTTCCCGTTCTCGGCCGCCGGACACGCCGTGCCGTATCTCGCCGCGCTCGGCGTCTCGCATCTGCATCTGTCCCCGGTCCTGGAGGCCGTGCCCGGCTCCAGACACGGCTACGACGTCGTCGACCACGGCCGGGTACGGGCCGAGCTGGGCGGTGAGGAGGGGCTGCGGGAGCTGGCCCGCACGGCGCGTGAGCACGGTCTCGGGCTGGTCGTGGACATCGTGCCGAACCACATGGCCGCCGTCCCCCGCCACAACCACGCGCTGTGGGAGGTGCTGCGCGAGGGCCCCGAGTCCCCGTACGCCCGCTGGTTCGACATCGACTGGGAGGCGGGCGGCGGCAAGGTGCTGCTGCCGGTGCTCGCCGGGCGGATCGGCGACGAGATCGACGGGTTCCGGGTCGACGGCGAGGTGCTGCGCCACGGCGAACAGGAGTTCCCGCTGCGGGCCGGCACCGCCCGGTTGCCGCTGCCCGAGCTGCTGGATGCCCAGCACTACCGGCTCGGCTGGTGGCGGCTGGCCCGTACCGAGCTGAACTACCGGCGGTTCTTCACCATTTCCGATCTCATCGGCGTACGGGTGGAGGACCCCGAGGTCTTTGCCGCCACCCACGGCAAGATCCTCGAACTGGTCCGGGACGGGGTCGTCGAAGGGCTGCGCATCGACCACCCCGACGGGCTCGCCGATCCCGCGGCCTATCTGGAGCGGCTCTCGGCGGCGACCGGCGGGCGGTGGACGGTGGTCGAGAAGATCCTCGGCCGTACCGAGCCGCTGCCCGCGGGCTGGGCCGTCGCGGGGACGACCGGGTACGACGTGCTGCACCGGATCGACGGACTCTTCGTCGATCCGATGGGCGCCGCGGAGCTGGTCGGCCGCTACCGGGAGTACGCGGGACCCGCCGGGGACCGCGGCGGTGACTGGCCGTCGACCGTGCGCCGGGCCGCGTACCGGGTGGTGACGCATGAGCTGGCCGCCGAGACCGCGCTGCTGACCCGGCTGGCCGCGCGCATCTGCGCCGGGGACCTCGCGCTGCGCGACCACGCCCCGTGGACGCTGCACACCGCCGTGCGTGAACTGCTCGTACGCGTACCCGTCTACCGCCCCTATGCGACAGCGGGCGGTCCCCGCACGGAGGCGGCGGAGGCGACGCTGACGGATGCGGCCGTACGGGATGCGAAGGCGGTGTTCTCCGTTCCGGAGGAGGCCTCGGCCGTCGACGTGGTGCGGGAGTTGGCGCTGGGGCGGATGGGCGGCGGGCCCGACCGGGCGGCGTTCTGCGCCCGGTTCGCCCAGACCGCCTCGGCGTTGCGCGCCAAGTCGGTCGAGGACACGGCGTTCTACCGGTACGTACCGCTGATCTCGGCCAACGAGGTGGGCGGCGATCCCGGGCAGCCTGCGGTGACGCCGGAGGAGTTCCATGCCTTCTGCGCCCGGCTGGCGCGCGACTGGCCGGCCACGGGCACGGCGCTGACCACGCACGACACCAAGCGGAGCGCCGACGTCCGGGCCCGGGTCGCGGTGTTGACCCAGTGTCCGGGGCGGTGGTCCGAGCTGCTGGTGGAGCTGGAGCGGGCGACGCCCGCGGCCGCGCCCGATGCGCAGCTCGCCTGGCAGGCGTGGCAGACGGCCTTCGGCTGCGTGAAGCTGCCGGTCCGGGAGATGGCGGGCCGGCTGGAGCCCGCGCTGCTGAAGGCGGTCCGCGAGTCGGGGCTCTTCACCAGCTGGACCGAGCCGGACGCGGCGTACGAGCGGGCGGTGACGGACTTCGTCGCTGCGGGACCGGCCGCCGACGACGGCCCGGTGCGCGAGGCGCTGGAGCGGTTCGCAGGCGGCCTGGACCCGCACGTACGGGCCAATGTGCTCGGCGCGGCGCTGGTGCAGTTGACGATGCCGGGGGTGCCGGATCTGTATCAGGGCACGGAGCGGGAGTATCTGGCGCTGGTCGATCCGGACAACCGGCGGCCGTTCGGAGCGCCGGCCGGGGACGGGGCCCTGGGCGAGAAGGGCGAACTCACCGCGGCAGCGTTGCGGCTGCGGCGCGAGCGGCCCGAGGTGTTCGGCGAGTCGGGCACGTACGCACCGTTGGACGCGCACGGCCCGGCGGCGGCGCACTGTCTGGCCTTCTGCCGCTCGGGCGAGGTGGTCACCGCGGTGACCCGGCTGTCGTTGCGGCTGGCGGAGTCGGGCGGCTGGCGCGGGACGGAGCTGACACTGCCGGACGAGGGGCCGTGGACGGATCTGTTGTCACCCGGCCGGAAGTTCACCGGGGCCTCGGTCGCGTCGGCGGAGCTCTTCGCCGAGCGGCCGGTGGCGCTGCTCAGCCGGGACGAACAAGAAGGGTCCGCGGACCGCGAGTGA